From a region of the Panicum virgatum strain AP13 chromosome 2K, P.virgatum_v5, whole genome shotgun sequence genome:
- the LOC120677089 gene encoding sulfite exporter TauE/SafE family protein 3-like, with amino-acid sequence MVRKWHAAAALGVAFAAAAAAAVAADRGLSLVGDAVAPEEEMGLLKKVANLLWKSGASTYQHVWPPMQFGWQIVLGTLIGFFGAAFGSVGGVGGGGIFVPMLTLIIGFDPKSSTAISKCMIMGASVSTVYYNLKLKHPTLDMPVIDYDLAVLIQPMLMLGISIGVIFNVIFPDWLVTVLLIILFLGTSTKAFLKGVETWKKETIIQKEAAKRLEQTAGEEVEYAPLPTGPSAAGATKAPPSDEAASIMKNIHWKEFGLLSFVWVAFLALQVTKNYTATCSPWYWVLNLLQVPVSVGVTMYEGLGLMSGKRVLSSKGSEQSTLKLHQIFIYGFFGITAGLVGGLLGLGGGFIMGPLFLELGIPPQVSSATATFAMMFSSSMSVVEYYLLNRFPVPYAVYFVIVAFIAAIIGQHVVRKLINWLGRASLIIFILAFMIFVSAISLGGVGISNMVYKIAQHEYMGFEDLCKYDA; translated from the exons ATGGTGAGGAAGTggcacgccgcggccgcgctcggcgtcgcgttcgcggcggcggccgccgccgccgtggccgccgatCGGGGCCTGTCGCTGGTCGGCGACGCGgtggcgccggaggaggagatggGCCTCCTGAAGAAGGTCGCCAATCTGTTGTGGAAGAGCGGTGCCAGCACGTACCAACACGTTTGGCCG CCAATGCAATTCGGTTGGCAAATTGTGCTGGGAACACTGATCGGATTCTTCGGTGCGGCATTCGGGAGTGTTGGCGGCGTTGGTGGCGGTGGGATCTTTGTGCCGATGCTGACACTCATCATTGGGTTTGATCCTAAGTCATCGACTGCGATATCAAAGT GTATGATTATGGGAGCGTCTGTTTCAACTGTTTACTATAATCTCAAACTGAAACATCCAACTTTGGACATGCCGGTGATCGATTATGACCTAGCTGTCCTCATCCAGCCTATGCTAATGCTTGGGATCAGCATTGGTGTGATTTTCAATGTTATATTCCCTGACTGGCTGGTCACAGTTCTCCTGATAATCCTTTTCCTAG GCACATCTACTAAAGCCTTCCTGAAGGGCGTTGAGACATGGAAGAAAGAGACAATAATCCAAAAG gAGGCTGCAAAACGGTTGGAGCAAACTGCAG GTGAGGAAGTAGAGTATGCACCACTTCCTACTGGACCAAGTGCAGCAGGTGCCACAAAAGCCCCCCCATCAGATGAGGCG GCATCAATCATGAAGAACATCCACTGGAAGGAGTTTGGTCTTCTTTCATTTGTGTGGGTGGCATTCCTTGCTCTTCAGGTCACAAAG AATTACACTGCTACTTGCTCCCCATGGTACTGGGTCTTGAACCTTCTCCAG GTCCCAGTGTCAGTAGGAGTGACAATGTATGAAGGGCTTGGGCTGATGAGTGGGAAGAGGGTGCTATCATCAAAGGGAAGTGaacaaagtaccctgaagctTCATCAGATATTCATATACGGTTTCTTTGGTATCACTGCTGGACTTGTTGGTGGTCTGCTAGGTCTTGGAGGTGGCTTCATTATGGGGCCACTGTTCTTGGAGCTCGGCATCCCTCCCCAG GTTTCAAGTGCCACAGCAACCTTTGCGATGATGTTCTCATCTTCCATGTCAGTTGTTGAATACTATCTCTTGAACCGATTTCCGGTGCCTTATG CTGTTTATTTCGTCATTGTGGCATTCATTGCTGCCATCATCGGCCAGCATGTGGTGAGGAAGTTGATTAACTGGTTAGGGAGGGCATCGCTTATCATCTTCATATTGGCTTTCATGATCTTCGTCAGCGCTATCTCTCTTG GTGGGGTCGGCATCTCAAACATGGTTTACAAGATTGCACAACATGAGTACATGGGTTTTGAGGACCTTTGCAAGTACGATGCATAG
- the LOC120677105 gene encoding E3 ubiquitin-protein ligase RDUF1-like has protein sequence MTDRRWPDGSYGPEYGPLPPEHEYAMYRHLSSRRRAPWLLHHGDGDYPGRILEQRLRQEPFGLSRHPLQPYAPFRIRHASGGGSSSMTTNPRHRREDPGLTDEEFREAMDQLRKQEYKPSHPQKMRHHRTRSARAEAPPAVTEEEKACTICLETFLAGEQVVVTPCNHMFHHGCITPWVKGNGTCPVCRSALCERRNTFAGNINTSNGGEDGALDLDLDLLAMMRAMEEAFSRVRLSDSMSYSYHH, from the exons ATGACGGACCGCCGGTGGCCAGATGGGAGCTATGGGCCGGAGTACGGTCCTTTGCCCCCGGAGCATGAATACGCCATGTACCGTCACTTGTCGTCCAGGAGGAGGGCCCCTTGGCTTCTGCATCATGGGGATGGG GATTACCCTGGGAGGATATTAGAGCAGAGATTGAGACAAGAACCTTTTGGACTTTCCAG GCACCCTCTGCAACCATATGCACCATTCCGAATCCGCCATGCCAGTGGCGGTGGCAGCAGCAGTATGACCACAAATCCAAGACACAGGCGAGAGGACCCTGGACTAACTGATGAGGAGTTCAGGGAGGCTATGGATCAGCTCAGGAAGCAGGAATACAAGCCCTCACACCCCCAAAAGATGAGACATCATCGGACCAGAAGTGCAAGAGCTGAGGCGCCACCAGCAGTCACAGAAGAGGAGAAGGCGTGCACCATATGCCTGGAGACATTCCTGGCTGGAGAGCAGGTTGTGGTCACACCCTGCAaccacatgttccaccatggGTGCATCACCCCCTGGGTGAAGGGAAACGGCACCTGCCCCGTGTGCCGGTCTGCGCTCTGCGAGAGGAGGAACACCTTTGCAGGGAACATCAACACCAGCAACGGCGGCGAAGATGGTGCGCTGGATCTGGACCTGGACCTGCTGGCGATGATGAGGGCCATGGAGGAGGCCTTCAGCCGGGTCAGGCTCTCTGATTCCATGTCATACTCATACCACCACTAG
- the LOC120677121 gene encoding ubiquitin domain-containing protein 1-like: MGCAGSIPATKETGGSSDATKKVRKPKPWKHPQPITVAQLRQMRAEFWDTAPHYGGQKEIWDALRAASESEVSLAQAIVESAGIIISNADLTLCYDERGAKYELPKYVLSEPTNLI, translated from the exons ATGGGCTGCGCAGGATCCATCCCGGCCACCAAGGAAACCGGAGGAAGTAGCG ATGCTACTAAGAAAGTCAGAAAGCCCAAGCCCTGGAAGCATCCCCAACCAATAACGGTGGCCCAGCTCAGGCAGATGCGTGCCGAGTTTTGGGACACAGCTCCTCACTATGGTGGTCAGAAAG AAATTTGGGATGCCCTTCGAGCTGCATCAGAATCTGAGGTATCCCTTGCCCAGGCTATTGTGGAAAGTGCAGGCATAATCATTTCTAATGCTGATCTGACTCTCTGCTATGATGAAAGGG GTGCCAAGTATGAACTGCCCAAGTATGTTTTGAGTGAACCAACCAACCTTATCTGA